The Edaphobacter flagellatus sequence GCCGGGGACATCAACTATAGCGCGATGGGAAGTGCGCTGCGGCGGGGCAATGCGGTGGCGAGCACGGACACGGGGCACACGAACAAGCCCGGCGAGGGGTTCGATGCGAGCTGGTCGCTGGACAGGCCCGATCTGGTGGAAGACTTTGGGCATCGTGCTCTGCATGTAACGACGGTACTGGGCAAGCGCGTGGTGGCGGCGCTGTATGGCAAGGCGGCGGAGTATGCATACTATGTCGGCTGCTCGAAGGGCGGCGGGCAGGGGCTGATGGAGGCCGAGCGGTATCCGGCGGATTTCGACGGGATTGTGGCAGGCGACCCGGCGTACAACTGGACGAATTTATATGCAGGGGCGCATTTGTACTACTCGCAGGTGCTGCTGAAGGATGCGGAGAGCTATATTCAGCCGGCGAAGGTGAGGCTGCTGGCAGATGCGGTGAACAAGCAGTGCGATTCGAAGGACGGGCTTTCGGATGGGCTTGTGGAGAATCCGCTGGCGTGCAAGGTGGACCTGAGCGTTCTGGCGTGCGCGGCGGGGCAGGATACGGGGACGTGCTTTACGCCGAAACAGATCGAGTCGGTGAAGAAGATCTGGGAGGGCGCGAAGGATAGTTATGGACGGCAGATCTTTCCGGGGCTGCTGCCGGGTGGTGAGGCGGGCGCGGGAGGATGGGCGTCGTGGGTGACGGGCGTGGCTCCGAGGCAGGGAACGCACTGGAAGGCGGCGGACAGCTTCTTTCGCTACATGGTGATGGGCGATGAGAAGTATGACGCGCTGAGCTTCGATTATGACCGTGAGCATGACAGGAAGCTGCTGGAGCGGCTGGCTCCGGCGCTGAATGCGGATAATGCCGATCTGCGTCCGTTTATGCGGCAGGGAGGGAAGCTGATTTTGTATCACGGGCTGAGCGATCCGGATATTTCGGCGGTGAATACGATTAACTTCTACCAGCGGATGGAGGATAAGTCGGGTCCGCAGACGCGGAGCTTTGCGCGGCTGTTTCTGGCGCCGGGGATGCAACATTGCAGCGGCGGGCCGGGGCCGGACCAGTTCGATGCGGTGTCGGCGGTGGAGCGCTGGGTGGAGGAGGGGCAGGCTCCGGACAGGATTGTGGCTTCGCACCTGACGCATGGCGCGGTGGACAGGTCGCGGCCGCTGTGTCCTTACCCGCAGATGGCGGAGTATAAGGGCTCGGGCGATACGAATGATGCTACGAATTTTGTTTGCCGGGTGCCGGGGGCGAAGAAGTAGGAGGCGGCGATCCGCGTTTCCAGCCGGATCGTCTGCATCCGCTACAGTCCTGTGCCACGGCTGGCTACGAGCGTCTTTGCACGATCGATGAATATGCTGAGCGGTACGGAGCCCTCATCGCCCTTGCCGCGCGTGCGCACGCTGACGGCTTCGCTGGCTGCTTCCTTGTCGCCCATGACGAGGACGAAGGGAACCTTCTGCATGGCGAAGTCGCGAATCTTTGCCTTCATCGGATCGTTGCGCTCGTCGAGCTCGACGCGCAGGCCTGCGGCTTCAAGCTTTGCCTTGACCGTGCGCGCGTAATCGAGATGCTTGTCCGACGAGATGGGCACCAGGCCGATTTGCACCGGAGCGAGCCACATGGGGAATGCGCCGGCGTAGTGCTCGATGAGCACACCGAAGAAGCGCTCCACCGAACCGAACAGAGCGCGATGCACCATGACGGGGCGGTGTTTTTCGCCGTCCTCGCCGGTGTACTCGAGCTCGAAGCGCTCGGGAAGGTTCCAGTCGAACTGAACGGTTGAGAGCTGCCAGAGGCGGCCCAGCACGTCGACGAGCTTGATGTCGATCTTGGGGCCATAGAAGGCGGCTTCGCCGGGGATGACCTTATACGGAATGTTCTTGCGCTCCAGCACGCGGGTGAGCGAGCTGTTGGCGCGGTCCCACTGCTCGGCGCCGCCGATGAATGCAGGGTCCTTCGGGTCCCAGGTGGAAAGCTCAACCTTGAACTCCGCAAACCCAAACGCCTTCAGCACCTCGTCGGCGAACTCCACGCAGGCTGCAATCTCGTCTTCGATCTGCTCCGGGGTGCAGAAGATGTGCGCGTCGTCCTGCGTGAAGCCGCGGACACGGAGGAGGCCGTGCATCGTGCCGCTGCGCTCGTAGCGATAGACGTTGCCCAGCTCTGCGTAGCGCTGCGGTAGATCGCGATAACTCTTCGGCGAATTTTTGTAGATGAGGATGTGGCCGGGGCAGTTCATCGGCTTGAGCCGGTACTCGGCGTCGTCGAGTTCCATCGGCGGATACATGTTCTGCGCGTAGTTGGCCTCGTGGCCGGAGATCTTCCAGAGCTCGCGCCGCATGATGTGCGGGGTGAAGACCATTTCGTAACCGCGACGGATACATTCATCGCGCATCCAGTCTTCCATCGTCTTGCGGATGAGCCCACCCTTCGGATGCCAGAAGATCAGACCGGCGCCGGCGACCTCCTGAATGGAGAACAGGTCGAGCTGCTTGCCGAGCACGCGATGATCGCGCGCCTTGATCTCCTCGAGGCGCTTGAAGTGGGCCTCCATGTCCTTCGCATTGAAGAAGGCGGTGCCGTAGACACGCTGCAGTTGCTGGTTCTTTTCGTCGCCGAGCCAGTACGCGCCTGCAACGCTTGTTACCTTGAACGCCTTGACGCGACCTGTGGAAGGCACATGCGGGCCGCGACAGAAGTCGGCGAAGTTGCCGTTTTTATAGAGCGAGATTTCGTCGCCGGGCCTGGTAAAGCGCTCGATGAAGTGCACCTTCATGAACTCGCCCTGCGCGGAGTAGTCGGTGAGGCCCTTCTCGCGCGATTCGTGCTCGCGTACGAACTTCTCGTCGCGCGCGACGACTTCTGCCATGCGGGCTTCGATCGCAGCCAGGTCGGCTTCGGAAAATGGAGTCTCGCGATAGACGTCGTAGAAGAAGCCTGAATCGGTTGCGGGACCGTGGCCGAGCTTCGTTTCGGGGAACAGCTCGAGGATGGCCGTCGCCATGACGTGCGCGGCGGAGTGGCGCACTACTTTCAGTGCTGCCGCGTCGGTTTCCTTGAGCAGCTCCAGCGCAACATCCTCATTCAATGGGGCTGAGAGGTCCACCAGGCGCTCCCCCGTCTCTGCAGACGAGGAGTACATGCCTGCCTCGGACTGGGTCTCCGTTGCCTCGTCTTCGGCCGTTTCGCCTGCAGGGGCAGGCACGGCCAGCGGACGAATCCGCGCGACGACGACCGCTGCCGCCAGGCGCGGCGAGATGCTCATCGCAATGTCATACGGAGTGGTACCGCGAGCGACCTCGCGCACCGACCCATCGGGAAGCTGGACCTTCATCATCTGTTCACTCATAACGCGTATCTCTAAAGCATATTTGCTTTGCGGCTCGCGTACCAACTCCCCCGGGGTCTCGCAGCATCTATCATTGGTAGAGTGATGTTCTAAAACAAGGGCCAGATTCGAAAGGGCTCACCGCATCAACTAACCCTGACGTTCTTTTAAGGAGACCCTCCCATGCAAGTGCTTTGCACACCTTCCGATGCAACCGCCGATGTCCAGTGCCCGGTATGCCACCAGGGCTTTCGCCTGTTCTGGGAGCGCCGCGATCTGGCCGACCAGCAGGCTACGCTCCCCAAGATTCTGAATGAGCTGCGCGAACAGCATGAAGATCTTGCCGCCGATGCTGCGCCGCATCCCGCTGCACCCTTCAACATCCCCAGCTGGGCCGGCCAACCGCAGTTTTCGGGCGCCGCGCTGCTGGGCGGAGCGTACTAGCCAACTAGCCAAGCCGTTTCGCGAATGCCAGCATCCGCGTCCGGATGGTCGTGGTCTTTGCATTTCTGCATTCCATGATGACAAACTGCGTGGTCCGGCCACGCGGATTCGGCGTTAACCGGTGCATGCCTGCGCATAGGCCCGGACCATCACAACCAGCTCGTGACGCATCGCCTGCATCGTTCTGGGCGATACCCGTCCGGACTCGATCATCCTGCGGCTCACGCCGGCCATTGCCCCGATCAGCGTGGAAGCGATGATCTGCGCATCTACGCGGAGGGGCTCGGGCGCGGTGGCCAGCATGGCGGCAATCGAACGTATGCCACGCTCGCCGTACTCGCGCACGACCTGCATGGCGCCGAGATCGTCGCTCACAAAGTACAGCGCACGGCTCGTCTCCGCGCACTGCATCTTGGCCTCAAGAAAGGCTGTCACCAGCCGATCTGTCATCTCTACCAGGGGGAGGCCCCTGATTTTGTCGCAGGCGCTGATCGTTGTGCCGTAGACAAAGTCCAGATGCGCCTTCAAGACTGCCTGCAGCAGCGAACTTTTGTTGGGAAAGTACTGATACAGCGTGCCTACGGAGACTCCGGCGCGGTGGGCGACTTTGGTGGTCGTCAGGTGCTCTTTACCGACTGCGAGCAAAACCTGAATAGTGGCCTCGCGAATGGCCTCTACGCTGGCGGCAGACCGCGCCTGCACAGGCGATTTACGCGGTTCCAACTGCGGCTTTGTGCTCTTGGCCAAATGCGAACTCCTAACCTGAAGCTTCTTTCATCTAAACACGCATGAGCAAGCAGACGAACTCCGCACCTGCAGCAAACGCCGGTGGAACCTTTACCTTTCCCGGCACGTCCTTCACCGTCAACCGCATGGGCTATGGAGCGATGCAGCTTGCGGGACCGCATGTGTTCGGTCCTCCGCGTGACCGCAAGGAAGCCCTAGCTGTGCTGCGCGAGGCCATCGACAGCGGCGTGAACCATATCGATACGAGCGACTTCTACGGTCCGCATGTCACGAACCAGGTTATCCGGGAGGCGCTGCACCCGTATGGAGAGGGGCTTTTGCTTGTCACCAAGGTTGGTGCCCGACGCGGCAGCGATGGCTCGTGGATCCTCGACTCGTCGCGCCAATGCCTTGTCGACAGCGTGCATGACAATCTGCGCAACCTGGGGCTGGAGCGGCTTGATGTCGTGAACCTGCGTGTCGGCGGAGTTGCAGCCCCCACGGAAGGCTCGATTGAAGAGCCCTTTACGGTGCTGGCCGAGCTGCAGCAGCAGGGACTGATCCGGCATCTCGGCCTTTCGAACATTACTGCGGCACAGCTTGCCGAGGCGCAGAAGATCGCACCGGTCGTGGGTGCGCAGAACTTCTACAACGTGGCGCATCGCCAGGACGACAGCCTGATCGACGCGCTCAACACGCAGGGGATCGCCTATATCCCGTTCTTCCCGTTGGGAGGCTTTTCGCCGCTGCAGTCGTCCACGCTGGATTCAGTCGCTGCCGCTGCTGGAGCGACCCCCATGCAGATTGCGCTGGCGTGGCTGCTGCACCGCTCGCCGAACATCCTTCTGATTCCGGGGACTTCGTCGCGTGGCCATCTGCGCGAGAACATTGCCGCTGCCGCGCTAGCACTGTCGCCGGAGACGCTGGCGACACTCGATACCATCGCTGCGTCGCACCCGAGCAATGTCCATTGATTTGGATAGAGGACGCTTATCCCCCTTAGTTGTATTTTCACCGTATGTCGCACTCTGTAGGTTAGAAGCTGCTAATTCAATGGAAAGCAGAGCAATCTACCCATGCAGGTTCTACTGAAACGCTCGCAGGCTAAACGAGATATCGAATGCGCTGTATGCGGGCAGGGCTTCCGCCTTTACTGGGAACGCACCTCGCCTGAGGAGCGCGAGACCATGCAGGCTATCATCCGCGGCGAACTGATTCGTCATCACGACAATCGCGGCAGCGGCAACGAGGCACACCCCGAGGCCCCTTTCAATCTGCCGGAGTGGTCGGGCGAGCACCAGTTTTCGGGTGCAGCGCTGCTGGGCGGGTACTCCGGCCTGCACCGCGTTGCGCCTGCTTCGCGCAAATAATCGCTGAAGCGATCTCACTGTCCCGGAAACGTACCGTCCTGAGGCTGTGGTCTGTGAAGCGGGCCATGCAGTCGAAGGGTGCGTTTGTCTACGCAGAGGCTTGGGGACTTCTCCCCGATTAAAAGAAAGAGGACCGCATCCTTTTAGCCCTGGTGCGGTCCTTTGAGTGCGCTCATTCTATTGAGTGTTGCAGTACAACGTCGTTGTGCGAATCAGGCGAGCTTTTCAGCCGCCTGAATCGCCGCAGCACGTTCGCGCTGCGCATGTCGTTTTAACCAGACATTCGCCCGCCAGCGGCCGACAAACGGCGCGATAGCAATCAGGACGAACGGAATAACCAAGGCAATCTGTGTAGCATTGACGTTCATAAAATGCTGCTCTCCTCTCCCCGAACCGCTTGCTGCTCTGCTACGACCCGGGATACGCGAGGGTTTGCGGCTTCGTTGTTCCGCTCGCCCAGTAGTGACTTCAATGCACTCACTATGGCGCGCGGAATCGCACTCGATAATCCCCCCTTGGTGGCACAGCCTGGGGGCCGGTTCGGCACCCCGAATGCCCTCCATCAATCCCCCATAAAACCCGAAGAAAACGGTAGATGCAGACCCGCTTAAAAAACCGTTCGGGAATAGGCGCATCCCCCATTCGTTGCAGAAGCGCGGCGGTTGCGTCTAAAGAATCGATGGCATCGACCACCGTCTCCAGAATCGTCCGCGCCAGCCGTTCAGCGATCTATACCGTCTGCCTTGACCCGGCGGCACTCGCGCGATGGCGTGTGCCGGACAACATGACGGCCGAGGTCCATGAGTTCCACCCGCACGTGGGCGGCACCTACCGCATGTCACTCACGTACATTGACCCCAGCCAATCACCCGGCGGCAAGACGAACAGCTCTACCGACACCTTCACCGGTCGCTTTGTCGAACTGGTACCCGACCGGAGAATTGTCGAGCAGGTCGAGTTCGTGTCATCTGACCCGCGGTTCGCCGGCCAGATGACCACCACCACCAGCCTCGACGACGATCCCGAGGGAACCCGGGTGACCATCCTCTGCGAAGGCATTCCGTCCGGCATCCGCCCCGAGGACAATGAGCTGGGCTGCACTCTGGCGCTGCGCAACCTGGCCAGGCTGGTCGAGCGGTAGCGCGGACCTGCAATCGCCTAAAATATCTTCATGTCTTACACAGCGGCGGTCGATCACCTCTTTGCGCGGGGTCTGGAGCTGGCTCCCACTACCTCGTCGGCACCGCGCCGCAAGTTCGATCTGGCCCACATGCGTACCCTGGCGATGGCCCTGGGTGACCCCCAGAAGTCTTTTCCTTCCATACTGATCGCCGGAACCAATGGCAAGGGGTCGACCGCGGCTACGCTGGCCAGCATACTTACCGCCGCGGGGTATCGTACCGGGCTGTACACCTCGCCGCATCTTTCGCGGGTGAACGAGCGGATGCAGATCGATGGACAGCCTATCCCGGACGACGACTTCGCGCGGTTGTACTTCCAGGTGGATTCGGCAGCCGAAACGCTGGTGGACGAAGGCGGGTTGCCGCATCACCCCAGCTTCTTCGAGACCCTCACGGCGCTTGCCTTCCTTTACTTTGCCGAGCAAAAGATCGATATCGCGGTGCTTGAGGTTGGACTGGGCGGGCGTCTCGACGCGACGAACATTGTCGATCCGCTGATCTCCATCCTTACGGACATCTCGCTCGACCATCAGGACTACCTGGGCAACACCATCGCCGAGATTACGCGCGAGAAGGCGGGTATCCTGCGCCCGCACGGCACGCTTATCACGCTGCCGCAGCATCCTGAGGCGAACCAGGCGATCGGTGAAGTGGCCGCCACGCTGAACCTGCATGCCATCAGCGCGACACGCTATACGCCGCCTGCAGAAAAACTGGTTGCGCAGGCCGCGTCTTCCACTGCATCGGAGGCGACGACCCTCCTTCCGCGCAATCGCTATGCGCTCACGCTCAACCATCAGCCTCTGCATGTCGATTCGCCCCTGATCGGCCAGCACCAGCAGCGCAACATTGCGCTGGCTATTGCCGCGGCGGATGAATTACGTAACCCAACCGGTTACAACATGCTGAAAAGCAACCCAAAGAGTTACAAAATATCGACCGGGGCCATCGAAAAGGGAATTCGGGATACGCGCTGGCCCGGGCGGCTGGAGCTGCTGGAGCTTGTCGACTCTGCCCCGCTGTTGATCGATGTTGCGCACAACCCCGCCGGAGCATGGACGCTGCGCTCGGTGATTGCGCACCTGCCGGAGTCGCAGCCGCGCACGCTTATCTTCTCGTGCCTGCGGGACAAGGACCTGCGCGAGATGGCGCAGATTCTGCTGCCGCTTTTCGACGCCGATCCGAACAGCGGCGCCGCTCGTCTGCATGACCATATTCTTTTTGCGCCGATCAACAGCCCGCGTGCTACGCCGCTCGATGAGCTGATGGCTGTGGCGCGCGAGCTTGAGATTCCAGCCTCGACTGCATCCTCGGTCGCCGAGGCGCTGGCTGAGGCCCGCCGCATTACTCCGCACGAGGGCATGATCGTTGCCACCGGCTCGGTCTACCTTGTGGGCGAGCTGCGCACTCTCGCCCTCAACGGAGGCGCAGCGACCGCATGAACCAGCCGCTTGAATCGGAGTTTCAGCCTATGGAGGCACCACGCGCCCCGGCCTTCTACCGCTGGCTGACGTACATCTTTCTGATCCCGCTGATGATGTTGTCGACGGCTTTTTTCGGCTCGCTCTCGCTGATCTGCGGTCTATGGGACAAGTCGGGGCGTCAGCAGCACTTTATCGCGCACGTCTGGGCGCGAAGCTTCCTGATCCTCTCGCTTTCGCCCATCACCCTGACCAACCGCGAGAAGCTTCACCTGCACGAGACTGCTGTTTACGCAGTCAATCACCTCAGCTATTACGACACGCCGGTACTCTTCGCGAAGCTGCCCTTTCAGTTCCGCATCCTGGCGAAGCAGGGGCTCTGGAAGATTCCTTTCATCGGCTGGTATCTCCATCGTTCGGGGCAGGTTCCCATCGACCAGTCGACATCGCGCAACGCGGTCGCCAGCCTGAATCGTGGCGTGCAGACGCTCAAATCCGGCCTGCCACTGGTTATCTTTCCCGAAGGAGGACGCGCGCCCGACGGTATTCCCAAGCCCTTCGTTGCGGGAGCGGCCTTCATGGCCATCAAGGCGCAGGTGCCTATTGTGCCCATCACGCTGATCGGCACCTATGAGCTGCTGCCCATCCACACCTACCACCTCTATCCGCGGCCTATCCAGATCATCGTCGGCGATCCTATTCCGACCGTCGGGCTGACGACCCGCGACGCAGACGCTTTGACCCAGCAGGTACGCAACATCATCACGGAGACCTATCTCCAGAACCATCCTTCCAACCGCTAAGGCGTATCGAGAGTTCTTTAATTTTTACCTCGCTGCAAAGGCCCTTCAGCTTCGCTTCATGTCCGAAGTAGATACTCAGGGAGACTTACAGACGAAGCCCCAGGAGTTCTCTCTTCCATGCGAAATACCGAACGTATCGTCCTCGCCCTGTCGTTGCTGGCCGGCACTCTGCCGGTGCTGGCACAAACCGCCTGGAAGGTCGAAAAGACCATGCACATCGGCGGCACGGGAGGATTCGATTACATCACTGTCGACTCCGCCAGCCACCGCCTCTTCGTTCCGCGCTCGACGCATACCCAGGTGATCGATGCCGACTCGGGCAAGCTGCTGGGCGATATCCCCGGCCAGAAGACGTCGCACGGCGTGGCTTTTGTTCCCGAGGCGAACCGCGGCTTCATCACGGACGGCGGCGGTGACGGCGCCATCCTTGTCTTCGACCTCAAGACGTATGCCGTGCTCGGCAAGCTGGCGGCGCAGCCGGACGCCGATGGCATCATCTATGACCGCGCTACGGGACTCGTCCTCGCTGTCTCGGGCGACAAGGGCGTGCTGATGACCTTCAAGCCTACGATCGATCCCACAAGCGGCAAGATCGACGCCACCATCGACCTGGGCGGAGCGCCGGAGTTTCTCGCCACGGACGGCAACGGTAAGGCCTACATTAACCTGCAGGACAAGAACGAAGTCGCAGTGGTCGATCTGAAGGCCCGCAAGGTGGTCGCGCGCTGGCCCGTTGCTCCTGGTGGAGCGCCGGTCGGTATGTCGATCGATGGGAAGGGCAAGCATCTCTTTATCGGCTGCCGTAAGCCCGCAAAGATGATCGTCCTCAGCACCGAGACGGGCAAGGTGGTCGCGGATCTGCCTATCGGCGAAGGTGTGGATGCAACGAAGGCCTACGGCGGCCAGGCCTTTGCCAGCGCACGCGACGGCTCGCTCACAGTTGTCGGCGAAGTCTCAGGGAAGTTCGTTGTCGCGCAGAGTCTGAAGACGGCCTATGGTGCAAAGACGATGGATGTCGACCCGGCTACGCACAGGATCTACCTGCCTACGGCGGAGTTCGAGCAGCCTGCCGCAGGCACAAGCGGCCGTCCGAAGGCCAAGCCGGACTCGTTTGAGATCATCGTGGTTTCGCGCTGAGCTTATAGCAAGCAAAACGATGGAAGGCCCTGCCTCTCGATGTGGAGGGCAGGGCCTTTCTGCGTCTTGCTACACGGTCCGTATGATTCTAGACAGAGTGATGCATGGCAAAGCGGCAAAAGAGTGCGGGGCTTTTGATGTACCGTCGGCACGAGGGCACGCTGGAGGTGTTTCTGGTGCATCCGGGTGGACCCTTCTGGGCGAAGAAGGATGCGGGTGCATGGACGATTCCCAAGGGCGAGTACGGCGATGACGAAGAGCCGCTTGCCGCGGCGATGCGCGAGTTTACGGAAGAGACAGGCTTCGCCGTTGGGCAGCCGACGTTCATCGAGCTTGGCACGGTAACGCAGGCCAGCGGCAAGGTGGTTTCTGGCTGGGCGTTCGAGGGTGACTGCGATCCTACGGAGCTTATCAGCAATCGTTGCGTGATCGAGTGGCCACCACGCAGCGGCCGCAGGATGGAGATTCCTGAGGCCGATCGCGGGGCATGGTTCTCTCTGGACGAGGCCGCAAGGCGCATCAACCAGGGCCAGCAACTGTTTCTTTCGCGGCTTGCCGCCGCCATCTAGACCTTACTGTTGCGTTTGACGGCGCAGCCGCAGCGCCTGCGCTACTTCGTCGCCGTTCATGGCGGGGGCGAGCGCCTTGGTAGCCAGTGATGCAGCCGCTGTGGCCGGGGGCACCTTGTCGTCTTCCATCAACGCGACAATCTCATCGTGGCCGAGGAGTTTGGCGATGGCCATCGCCGAACGGATACTGCCGAACTCGTGGTCTTCGACACGAAGACGCACGCTCTCAATACACAAATCTTTTGTGCTGCCGGTTGCTGCACCCAGGCGCGCCTTACTTTCGCTCACGGTTTCTTCCTCCCGTTGCTGGCTTACCGTGGCAGTTGTCTTCAGTTCATCAAGGAAACGCAGGTCAAAACGATTCAACGGTCAAACTCTTTCAGGCCCGTATTCACACTGCTGGTGTTCAGGATGTTTTGAGCCTGAGGGAGGTTGTACCATATCGAGGATTTGCTCCGCCTCGTCGATTCGCAGCGAAGGTATTCGGAAGGTCAACGACCAGTCGGTCAACAGCGGCAGGTCCACATGAGACGCGTATGATGCCCGGCATGCGGCGCTTTGCCTACTGGCTTCTTCTGCTCGCGCTCACTTTTGAGGTAAGAGCCCAGGAGTGTGGCAAGGGAGCCGCATCCATCTCCATTGGGACTGACCGGCCACAGGTCACCAACTCGAGCATCGTCGTGCCTTGCGGAAGCCTTCAGTTCGAAAATGGGTTTCTTGAAACTGGCGGAGGAGGCCAGCGAACGTTCGATCTGCCGGAGACCTCGGTTCGTTTGGGCGTCGCTAAACGGACAGAACTACGTCTTACCGCGCCAGATTACTTCTTCAACCAGAGCACCGCGTCGGGGCAAGCCGATGGTTTCAGCGACCTGGTTGTCGGCTTGAAGCAGCAGCTTGGACCTACCTGGGGCAAGTTCGACATCTCCGTGATTCCGTCAGTCAGCTTCCCTTCTGGCGCGGACCGTATCTCCAGCCATGGCTACGATCCCTTCGTACAGGTGCCGTGGTCTCGCGCGCTAAGCTCCACATGGACGGTTGCCGGTATGTTTTCGGCGATGTGGCCGACGAATGGAGCGCGGCGGAATGTGACGGGGCAATCGAGCGTCTACTTCGACCGTCAGATTACCCCGCCCTGGGATGCCTACGTCGAGTACTCCGGGCTTTTTCCGCAGCGCGGAACACCGCAACACGCCATCGACTTCGGCACGGCCTACAAGCCCTCACCGCATCAGCAACTCGACCTGCACTGCAGCTTCGGGCTTTCTGCCGCTGCACCTGACCACT is a genomic window containing:
- a CDS encoding transporter, producing MMPGMRRFAYWLLLLALTFEVRAQECGKGAASISIGTDRPQVTNSSIVVPCGSLQFENGFLETGGGGQRTFDLPETSVRLGVAKRTELRLTAPDYFFNQSTASGQADGFSDLVVGLKQQLGPTWGKFDISVIPSVSFPSGADRISSHGYDPFVQVPWSRALSSTWTVAGMFSAMWPTNGARRNVTGQSSVYFDRQITPPWDAYVEYSGLFPQRGTPQHAIDFGTAYKPSPHQQLDLHCSFGLSAAAPDHSIGVGYSVRFQVFGAKK